TGGGCGGTAGCCAGCGCCATGAAGGGCGCACCGATGGCCACGCCCAGGGCATAACCGGTGACCAGCCAACCGGCGCTGGGGATGGATACACCCAGGTCCGCGGCGACGTTGGGCAGCAAGCCCATGATGACGAATTCGGTGGTGCCGATGGCGAAAGCGCTCAGCGCCAGCACGATGAGAGAAGCGGGCATGAAATTTCCTTGCACGGCTAGAGTTCACGGGCGAGACGTTGCAGGAATGCCTGGATGGCCGCCTCGTCGCGTTGGTAGAACACCCATTGACCAACCCGGCGCGTGGTGACCAACCCGGCCCGGGTCAGCACCGCCAGGTGCGCGGAGACGGTGGACTGCGAGAGCTCGGCCCGCGCCTCGATCTGGCCGGCGCAGACGCCCACGCTGGGGTCGTGATGCTGATGGGGGAAGTGCTGCCCCGGATCGCGCAGCCAGCTCAGGATCTGACAGCGCAGCGGATTGGCCAGGGCCTTGAGGATTTCGTCCATCAGAGTCGTATCGTCATATCGGAGTTTTACGAACCTTAGATCGCAAAAAATCGATGTGCAAGCTATCGATATTCGAATCTATCTATCGTTGGGTTAGAGGGTTGCTATCGCGATAAGTGTCCGGTGGCTGGTGTCTCGTTCAGTTGCGATTCAGATCCGCTGGCTAGAATCTCAACAGGCTGCGGCCCTGTCTGCCGCAATGGATCTTCAAGGAGTAAAGACATGGCGCTGTCTACCCGTATCATTCTCGCCAGCCTGGCCGTGGCTACCCTGGCCGGATGCGCATCCCCCAATCCCTACGAGAACCAGGGACAGGCCGGTGGTGGCATGTCCAACACCGCCAAGTACGGTGGCCTCGGAGCCTTGGCCGGTGCCGTCGCCGGTGCCGCCATTGACCACAACCATCGTGGCAAGGGCGCGCTGATTGGCGCCGCCGCGGTAGGTGCGGCGGCAGCGGGATATGGCTACTACGCCGACCGCCAGGAAGCCGAGTTGCGCCAGCAGATGCAGAACACCGGCGTGCAGGTACAGCGCCAGGGTGACGACATCAAGCTGATCATGCCGGGCAACATCACCTTCGCCACCGACTCGGCGAATATCGCCAGCAGCTTCTACAAGCCGCTCAACGATCTGGCCAATTCGTTCAAGCAATTCGACCAGAACAGCATCGAGATCGTCGGCTACACCGACAGTACCGGCAGCCTCGCCCACAACATGGAGCTGTCGCAGCGCCGGGCGCAGAGCGTGGCCAATTACCTGATCGCCCAGGGCGTTCCGGCGGCCCGCCTAAGCACCCGTGGGGCCGGCCCGGAAAATCCCATCGCCAGCAATGCCACCGCGGATGGCCGGGCGCAGAATCGCCGCGTCGAGGTCAATCTGCGCGCCCTGCCTGGAGCGACCGGTACCCCCGCCCAATAACGACCGTTCGTCGCTCGCCATCGGCAGTTTCCGCTGCTTCGTGAACCGCAGCGGAAACTGCTTTTTCATTTTGCGCTCTGATGCACGTCGCAAGGTGCCCTGGCTGCCAACCGGCAGGCGGCAGCTCTGTGCGTGGCTGCTAACCTAGGAAGGTTGGCGTGCTGCTTTTTATAGGGCTCACGACGGGAATGGCAGTCAGCCGCTTTCGATTGCTGCAGGGCGGCAGAGGCCGCGGGGAGAAGAGGCTTGATGGAGTGCCCGTTGCCGCAGATAGAGCAAGGCCCGGTATTGCTGGTCGTGGACGACCGCATGGAAAATCTGTTGGCCATGCAGGCGGTACTGGAGGTTGGTAACTGGCGTGTGATCACCGCCGCCTCGGGCGAGCGGGCCCTGCAATACCTGCTCGATGAAACCGTGGATCTGGTCCTGCTCGACGTGCAGATGCCGATCATGGATGGCTTCGAAGTCGCCCGCATCATGCGCAGCAATCTGCGCACCCGCTTCACACCGATCATCTTCGTTTCCGCCGAAGCCCATTCCTATGAATCCGTCCTGCGCGGCTATGCGACCGGCGCGGTGGACTACCTGCTCAAGCCCGTCGATCCCAATATCCTGAGGCACAAGGTTCGCTCGCTGCTGGATCACGAGCGTAATCGCCGTGAGCTGCTGCAGGCCACCCAGCAACTGGAGCTGGCCAAGTCCTTCAGCGACTCCCTGCTCGACAACGCCGCCGAAGGTATCCTTACGGTCAACGAACAGGGCCGGGTGACCTTCGCCAACGCCGCCATCGCACGCATGCTCAGGTGCAGCGTGAGCGATCTGGTGCATGCCAATTTCCTCGACTTCCTCGAAGGGGGCAGTGGTCTGGACGACTGGCAGACCTCGCCCTTCATGGAGCATTACGACCGCCGCGAAACCTATCGCCTGCACGACGCCCGGTTGCGCACCAGTCGCGGCGACAGCCTGCCGGTGGCGCTCTCCTGCGCGCCCTTGCCGCGCATGCAGCGCGCCATGGTCATCATCGCGCTGGACATGTCGCGCATGCGCGAGCTGCAGGACCAACTGGAATCCCAGGCCGTCACCGACGCCCTGACCGGTCTGCTCAACCGCCGCGGTTTCAACCAGACGCTGGAGGCGGCGCTGGCGCGCACCGGGCGTAACGGCAAGCGCATGGCGGTGCTCTACATCGACCTCGACGGCTTCAAGCGCATCAACGATTCCCTCGGCCATGAGGCGGGGGATCGGGTGCTGTGCATCGTCGCCGAGCAACTCAAGAGCTGCATGAGACCCTATGACATCCTGGCGCGCATGGGCGGCGACGAATTCACCGCGCTGCTCGACTCCCTGGAGCATCCCGAGGATGCCGCCCGGGTCGCCGAAAAGCTGCTGGAACTGCTGGCCACGGTGCATCGCATCGACGGTATGGAAGTCAGCCTGGGCGCCAGCATCGGCATCGCCAGCTATCCCGATTGCGGCCACACGGTGGATGGGCTGCTGAGATCCGCCGACATCGCCATGTACGAGGCCAAGCGCGGTGGTCGTCAGCAATACCGCTTCTTCTCGCCGGAGATGAATGGTCGCGCCCGTTCGCGGCTGATGCTCGAAGAAAGCGTGCGCAACGCCATCGACAACAAGGATTTCGTCCTCGCCTACCAGCCGCAGGTCTATCTGCGCGACGGCCGGCTGCGCGGCTTCGAGGCGCTGCTGCGCTGGGAGCACACGGTGGCCGGCAAGGTCTCGCCCAGTGTGTTCATCCCCCTGCTGGAAGAGACGCGGCTGATCAATCGCATCGGCGACTGGATCTTCCGCGAAGGCGCGATGAAGTTGCAGACGCTGCAGGAGATCTACGGCGACGAGTTGCTGCTGAGCATCAACCTCAGCCCGGTGCAATTCGGCATGCCGCAATTGGCGGAAAGCCTGCGCCAGATCATCGAGACCTACCATCTGCGGCCCGAGCAGATGGAAATCGAGGTCACCGAATCGGCCCTGATGCACGACATCGACTACACCCGCGCGCAGCTGTCGCAATTGCGCGCCCTGGGCGTGCGCATCGCGGTGGACGACTTCGGCACCGGCTATTCCTCGCTGGCCTATCTGCGCCACTTCGAGCTGGATACCCTCAAGATCGACCAGTTGTTCATCGCCAACATGCTGGATTCCTCCCGCGATGCGGCCATCGTCAGCACCATCCTCGAACTGGGCCGCAACCTGGATCTGGAAGTCATCGCCGAGGGGGTGGAAACCCTGGAGCAACGCGACTGGCTGATCGAGCACGGCTGCGAGATCATGCAGGGCTTCCTGGTCTCCCGGCCGCTGAGTGCCGAGGTGACCGGACGCTTCCCGCAGCAGGTGGACTGGGCCGCCCGCCGGCCCGAACCGACCCTGTAAGGGACCACTTGGCGGCAAGGGAGACCGATCCCCGTCGTTTGTCCCGCCGGCCTGGAGGCTAGGACAGGCAGGGCTCCAGACCCTTCGCCGCCGCTCGTTGCGGCCTTCTGGCGACTTGGCGTGGAAAATCACTGAACGAACCCTGGTCCGTGCCTTCTTATTGCAGTGGCCATTGGCACGGAGTAGCAAGCATGCGGGGCGCCGTCTTTCCATGGCGGGAAAACAATACCTTCGAATTGCTGGTGGACGGCGGGCGGTTCTTTCCTGCCATGCTCGACTCCATCGCGGGCGCCCAGCGCCAGGTCGATGTCGAACTCTATCTGGTGGAAGCCGGTAGCTGCTCCGAGCGCCTGCTCGTTGCCCTCACCGAGGCGGCCCGCCGGGGGGTGACCGTCCGCTGCCTGTTCGATGGCTTCGGCACCCTGCGCATGGACGCCGATCTGCGGCGACAGTTGGAGGACGCGGGTGCGGAGATCCGCATCTTCAATCCGGTGCGCTTCGGCCATGGGTTGCATAACCTGCACCGCGATCATCGCAAGATCTTCATCGTCGACGGCCATGAGGCCTTCGTCGGCGGCAGTGGCGCGACCGATGATTTCTGGAATCCAGCCGCCAGCGACTGCAATTGGCACGAGGTGATGGTGCGCATCCAGGGTCCGTTGGTGGAAGACTGGCTGGCGTTGTTCGAGCGGCAATGGGAGGCGGTACGCCGCCGCCGGGCCTGGAAGCCACGGCCCCGGCGTGGCCGGGAGCGACCACCGCCACCGCCGGTGGCCCAGGAAGGGCAGGGGCGGGTCGCCTACGCCGATGCCCGCCAGCACCGCGACATCCTGCAAGCCCTGATTCGTGCCCTGGTGGGCGGTCGCGAGCGCATCTGGTTTGCCACGCCCTATTTCCTGCCGACCTGGCGGGTCCGCTGGGCCCTGCGTCGTGCGGCCCGCCGCGGTGTGGACGTGCGCCTGCTGCTCACCGGTCGCCACACAGACAATCCGCCGGTCCGTTTCGCTGGACAGCGCTATTACCGCAGCCTGCTGCGTGCCGGGGTGCGGATCTACGAGTATCAGCCGCGTTTCATCCACGCCAAGATGGTGCTCGTGGATAACTGGGTGAGTGTCGGCTCGTGCAACTTCGATCACTGGAATCTGAGATTCAATCTGGAGGCCAATGTCGAGGCGGTGGATCGCGGCTTGAGCCAGGCCGTCGCGGCCAGTTTCGTCAAGGACTTCGCCCAGAGCCGGGAGATCACCCTCGACTTCTGGCGCAGTCGTCCCTGGTGGCTGCGCGCCCGCGAATGGCTGTGGGGCTCGCTGGATCGGCTGGTGATCGGTGTACTGGGGCGCGGTTAGCAGCTCCGGCTGTTATGTACGGGTAACATAACCGGCCCGGCGCCATGGGCCGGACCTAGCGTCCAGCGGACGAGGCCAGACGAGTAACGCCTTAGTGCAGACTTTAGATAAACACCGCTTCATCGGTCTGGAGTGGCTCAGGTTCCTGATGGGTTTCTATGTGGTGGTCTACCACACCATCCATTTCTACCCAGAGCGCAAGACCATCCCCCTGCTGGACGAGATCACCAGCATGGGCTTCTTCGCCACCAGTACCTTCTTCGTGCTCTCCGGTTTCCTGCTCGCCCATGTCTATTGCGGGCGCGGCAGCCTGCGCGAGCCGGGCCGCAGCTTTCTGATCAAGAGATTCGCCAACCTTTATCCGATCCATATCTTCGCACTGTTGCTGTCGATGGCCGTGGTGACCTGGATCGGGAGCCTGGGCATTCAGCCGGAGGCGGCCACTGCCAGCGTGCGCTTCGTGGTGTTCGATACCAACGAGGCGCTGGCGCGCACCAATCCCGAGTTGTTCCAGCATTTCATGGGCAACATGGAGCTGGCCTTCAATGCGGTACTGCAACTGTGCATGCTGCAGGCCTGGAATCCCTACTACCTGACCTTCAATGCGCCCCTGTGGTCGATTTCGGCGTTGTTCTTCTTCTATCTGACCTTTCCCAAGCTGGCGCCCCGGCTGATGACCAGCGAAAGACCCTGGCAACTGTTGCTGTTGATCTGGGTGCTCTACCTGATCCCGCCGGTGTTGGTGATCATCCACCAGAACTACGGCATGCCCTTCACTGGCCTGTTGCAGCGGGTACCGCTGCTGCGGCTGCCGGAATTCCTCGCCGGCATCCTGCTCTACGCCCTCTTCCGGCGCCAGCACGAGCGGGGTTGGACGCCGTCCGAGCGGCAGCGGGTGCTATTGGCGAGCTATCTGGTGCTGAGCTTCGCCGTGGGGACGGCGCTGTTCACCCATGGGCCCAAGTTCTGGTACTTCCTCTTCCACAACGGCCTGTTCCTGCCGTCGCAGCTGATCCTGGTGTACCTGGCGGCGCTGGCCCAGGAGCCGGCCAACGCCTTGATCCGCCACTGGTCGCCCCGGCTGGGTGGGGCGTCGCTATCGATGTTCGCCCTGCACGTCCCCCTGTCGGGCATCTACATGACGCTGGAAAAGTTGCTCGGCGGCGATCCCAAGGCCTGCTTGAGCGGCAACTGGCAGACCTGCATTGCCGCCGCCGGCGCCCAGACCAACTCCATCGAGTGGTACTGGCTGTTCCTGTTGCTGGTGGTGGTGCTCTGCGTGCTGTTCCAGGAGCGGCTGGTGGTGCCGACCCGCAAGCGTATCCTCGCCGTGCTGCTGCCGCGCCTGGCGCCGCCGCAGAAGCCCTCCCAGGCTAGCGGCGGAAGCCTGCGGCCATGACGAAGAAGCGGGCGTTCAACGCCGCCAGGGGCTCGCGTAGCTGCGCCAGTTGATCGGCTGCACCGAACACCTCGAAGCGCTCCAGGGTGGCGATGGCCTGGGCCTGTTCGAGCAGATCGCCGACGTTGTCCAGGTGC
The window above is part of the Pseudomonas oryzihabitans genome. Proteins encoded here:
- a CDS encoding ArsR/SmtB family transcription factor codes for the protein MDEILKALANPLRCQILSWLRDPGQHFPHQHHDPSVGVCAGQIEARAELSQSTVSAHLAVLTRAGLVTTRRVGQWVFYQRDEAAIQAFLQRLAREL
- a CDS encoding putative bifunctional diguanylate cyclase/phosphodiesterase, whose protein sequence is MECPLPQIEQGPVLLVVDDRMENLLAMQAVLEVGNWRVITAASGERALQYLLDETVDLVLLDVQMPIMDGFEVARIMRSNLRTRFTPIIFVSAEAHSYESVLRGYATGAVDYLLKPVDPNILRHKVRSLLDHERNRRELLQATQQLELAKSFSDSLLDNAAEGILTVNEQGRVTFANAAIARMLRCSVSDLVHANFLDFLEGGSGLDDWQTSPFMEHYDRRETYRLHDARLRTSRGDSLPVALSCAPLPRMQRAMVIIALDMSRMRELQDQLESQAVTDALTGLLNRRGFNQTLEAALARTGRNGKRMAVLYIDLDGFKRINDSLGHEAGDRVLCIVAEQLKSCMRPYDILARMGGDEFTALLDSLEHPEDAARVAEKLLELLATVHRIDGMEVSLGASIGIASYPDCGHTVDGLLRSADIAMYEAKRGGRQQYRFFSPEMNGRARSRLMLEESVRNAIDNKDFVLAYQPQVYLRDGRLRGFEALLRWEHTVAGKVSPSVFIPLLEETRLINRIGDWIFREGAMKLQTLQEIYGDELLLSINLSPVQFGMPQLAESLRQIIETYHLRPEQMEIEVTESALMHDIDYTRAQLSQLRALGVRIAVDDFGTGYSSLAYLRHFELDTLKIDQLFIANMLDSSRDAAIVSTILELGRNLDLEVIAEGVETLEQRDWLIEHGCEIMQGFLVSRPLSAEVTGRFPQQVDWAARRPEPTL
- a CDS encoding phospholipase D-like domain-containing protein; translation: MRGAVFPWRENNTFELLVDGGRFFPAMLDSIAGAQRQVDVELYLVEAGSCSERLLVALTEAARRGVTVRCLFDGFGTLRMDADLRRQLEDAGAEIRIFNPVRFGHGLHNLHRDHRKIFIVDGHEAFVGGSGATDDFWNPAASDCNWHEVMVRIQGPLVEDWLALFERQWEAVRRRRAWKPRPRRGRERPPPPPVAQEGQGRVAYADARQHRDILQALIRALVGGRERIWFATPYFLPTWRVRWALRRAARRGVDVRLLLTGRHTDNPPVRFAGQRYYRSLLRAGVRIYEYQPRFIHAKMVLVDNWVSVGSCNFDHWNLRFNLEANVEAVDRGLSQAVAASFVKDFAQSREITLDFWRSRPWWLRAREWLWGSLDRLVIGVLGRG
- a CDS encoding acyltransferase family protein translates to MQTLDKHRFIGLEWLRFLMGFYVVVYHTIHFYPERKTIPLLDEITSMGFFATSTFFVLSGFLLAHVYCGRGSLREPGRSFLIKRFANLYPIHIFALLLSMAVVTWIGSLGIQPEAATASVRFVVFDTNEALARTNPELFQHFMGNMELAFNAVLQLCMLQAWNPYYLTFNAPLWSISALFFFYLTFPKLAPRLMTSERPWQLLLLIWVLYLIPPVLVIIHQNYGMPFTGLLQRVPLLRLPEFLAGILLYALFRRQHERGWTPSERQRVLLASYLVLSFAVGTALFTHGPKFWYFLFHNGLFLPSQLILVYLAALAQEPANALIRHWSPRLGGASLSMFALHVPLSGIYMTLEKLLGGDPKACLSGNWQTCIAAAGAQTNSIEWYWLFLLLVVVLCVLFQERLVVPTRKRILAVLLPRLAPPQKPSQASGGSLRP